Proteins encoded in a region of the Watersipora subatra chromosome 5, tzWatSuba1.1, whole genome shotgun sequence genome:
- the LOC137396595 gene encoding ectin-like, which produces MDSKLLAILLLVGVVGMINASYPPHHRYGYWSPWSRWAQCNVPCGGGTQSRSRHCRFDGQGSHGSYRCTADQSPQIQRRECNTHCCPVDGNWSGWSSWSYVHGSQQHKYYLQERTRTCTNPPPSCGGRNCYGDSRQTRKTYGQY; this is translated from the exons atgg aCTCCAAGCTGCTGGCTATCCTTCTCCttgttggagttgtcg GAATGATCAATGCTAGTTACCCACCCCACCACCGCTATGGATACTGGTCACCTTGGTCAAGGTGGGCGCAGTGTAATGTACCGTGTGGAGGTGGTACCCAGAGCAGATCAAGGCACTGCAGATTTGATGGACAAGGTTCTCACGGAAGCTATAGATGCACTGCAGACCAAAGTCCACAGATTCAGAGGAGAGAGTGCAACACTCACTGCTGCCCAG TCGATGGTAACTGGTCTGGATGGAGTAGCTGGTCGTATGTCCACGGATCACAACAGCATAAGTACTACCTTCAAGAACGAACCAGAACATGCACCAACCCTCCACCATCGTGTGGTGGAAGAAACTGCTATGGAGATTCTCGTCAGACTAGAAAAA ccTATGGACAATACTGA